The DNA window TAACCAGTAAGATATCGGCTTCCTTTACCATTTCCCTCGCGGTCTGATATAGAGGAACATCTTCCCCGAACCAAACAATAAATGGCCTTAATTGGGCTCCGTCTTCTGCTTTATCCCCGATATTGATATCATCTTTTTGTTCGTAAATCAGTCCCTTATTATTACTGGAACAGGACTTTAATAATTCTCCGTGGATGTGTAAAATCCGGGTTGACCCGGCTCTTTCATGAAGATCATCGATATTTTGAGTAATGATCTGCACTTCAAAGTGTTTTTCCAATTCAGCCAGTAACTTATGGGCATCATTAGGTTCTACTTCATGAAGCTGACGTCTTCGTTGATTGTAAAATTCTAACACCAAAGTTCTGTCTTTTCTCCATCCTTCCGGACTTGCCACATCGGTTACACTATGATTTTCCCAGAGACCGTCTCCGTCTCTGAAGGTTTTTATTCCGCTTTCGGCACTGATTCCTGCGCCGCTTAATATCGTTAGTTTTTTCATCTTTTATTTATAATTTCATTATAATGAAAGTCTTTATAGGGATTATTGATACCAGCTTCTTCCCAATCTTCACAAACACTAATTATTGAGTTAGCATAATTAATATATTGTTCATCATTTTTAGGATA is part of the Chryseobacterium lactis genome and encodes:
- a CDS encoding SIR2 family NAD-dependent protein deacylase yields the protein MKKLTILSGAGISAESGIKTFRDGDGLWENHSVTDVASPEGWRKDRTLVLEFYNQRRRQLHEVEPNDAHKLLAELEKHFEVQIITQNIDDLHERAGSTRILHIHGELLKSCSSNNKGLIYEQKDDINIGDKAEDGAQLRPFIVWFGEDVPLYQTAREMVKEADILLVIGTSLQVYPAAGLIHDIKDDCLLIVINPNETGFGYGQRAVVMKETATQGMKLLFDKLVNLA